CTGAGATTGTCGCTTCTTTAGAATTGCCTTGCAAAATGcgcaaatattctttttttcttcacgtCAATGTCAAATCGGTTGTTAAATCTCGTCATCAATGTTAACTAGAAGACGCTGTCGGTTAAGAAAGTAGTCATCGTATTTCTTTGCTATACACATATTCaacgattattaattaattcacaaaAATGAGAATCGATTCTATCATAAATACAATAagggaaaattaaaaaaaagaatgcaatCAACTTTACGACAATTGTTTCAAAGTTATTTCCAATTGCTTGAATGCCCGAAATTGCCTGAATCGTCTAGGATCAGAGAAAGGACGAATAAAGATGCTATAAACTTTATTCGACCCTCTGCCGAGATACTTCCATTATTCAAATACTTTCGAATAATCTACGACATCTCCAGTCCACTAATAATTCCGCCGAACGTCGTGAAATAACTGAAGACAAGAATATCGTCAGCAATGAGGaacgaaaaagagagagagaaagaaaaacttCTCGAAAGTTAGGAACGAAAGGCCGGCGGACACGAAAGGAATCCGGGTGTCGACCGACACGTTGGTACATGTCGAGCAGCGGCCGTCTCGCGATTTCGTTCCCACAGTCGTCGGAGATGCGGATTCCGCCGGAGATTCTCTTTGCTGGTTCCACGGAGGAGGACATCCAGAGGAGGCACGATCGAGGAAGCGAAATGAGGCGAAGGAAGCCAAGGACGTGGCAGAGGGGATGCGTCTCGCGTCGGGACCTTATAACATGCCAAAACGCCGATAATTCGACGGTGTGGTCCTGAACGTCTGCCGATATCCTTTCCCACGGATGACCGCGACGACGAGCTCCAGGTCCCGCCAAAAGAGATTCCAACCATTCCTGTATCCCGGCGACGACGTGGCCGACGACGGCGACAACGACGGCGAACAAAATGGGCCGCTATTCGGCTTGATCGCAAAAACGATAAATTAGTTGATTTACGTGCGCGCCATTTTTTTATCGGGAATCATTCGAAAATGGGCAAAGGTATCACAGAGCCGAGGGCAAAAATTCGAAACTTTGTCACATCTTCTTTCGTCGTGCTTTTCCAACAAAGTGTGCATTTGAGTTTTTCCGCAAATCGAATGCttcttttattcaattttggtaaaaacattataaaatgtcaattaattttttaacgcattttttagaatttattcacTGCATATTTCAAACGttagttgaattttatatctattagttaaaaaaaaaagataatataatagctttttatGATGCTACACTTTATTACAACAAACTGCTTACTTACAATCTAGCAGAATGAATGTTCCTAATTAAAATGTGTACATTGACGTATTACAACATTAAAAATCAACGTAAGATCCATCACAGAGGTTCTTCAAGTCCTCGAAGGCAATAATGATTTAGCGCACCTCCTATGTGTATCCGCGCCTGCATTCGACTTGCGCTCCGAGAATACAAAATGCACACTACAGGAATGACAATCGAGTGCCTCCGTGTGTGGAGTGGCTCGTGAAGAGGAGGCCATCAGGATGCCACGCGCGTGTGTTCGTGCACGACACGCCGCGTGTCGTTCCGCCCGCCTGGCTTGCCCCGATTTTATCGTCCCGGGGGCTCTTATATACCTCTAAATGTTTTCGTCGCCTCTATCAGATCGCGGCGCTCAAGACAGGGATCGCTCTCCTCTCTTCGCCGGCGAGGAAACCATGCGAAAGATTCAAATGACGATAATGCAGCGAAAGGAGCCGCTGGTAGAAAGTGTCGATGACGCGGCGGCGCACTTTATTCCCAATTAGCTGTAGCTGTCATCGATTTTATGAGGGTGAGCCAAAAAAAAGTCGGATTTAATCTCAGCATCAATAGAGGAATCGCTACATTgatgaataataatacttgCAATTAGCGACGCTATTTTTATACGGGAGTTACGAAGATTACATATTCAGGCGAAGAATAATGTGAGCATGCATAATAAAGCATGTGCcggattagaaaaaaattcaattttttaattagatattttatctgATTTAGAGTGTTGCCTTttgcgtaaataaaaaatagagctgcaatagttttaaattatagagatttaaaattgaagtGGAGATAATGTTACAAAGAAAGTAAATCTCCAAGGTTCAAAAAAGGTTTAAAACGTTCTTACATTTGAGTAAATTTCTGCTGCGTCCATCTCGCTGGAATTCGCGGAGAATCGCAAGAAGGACTCGCGGAACGAAATCGGCACGCGTTCGCCTCGAGAGAGCCGCGGGAAGGATGTCCTTTAACGACATGTCGCATTTACGCGTCCCGCCAGTCCTCCTAGTCATCCGAGGAGGCTCCATTAAGCGGACGCTCGTATCGAGCGCCTCGGCGAGATCGTCGGGATCACATTCCCCGGGTTGAAACAAACCGCGTACGCGTGACGGTATgcgtaataatagtaaaactGAATGAATCCACCGCAGAGCCGCCTCCAGAAACGCGCTCGTGCTTTTCGAGAATGCATAGAGGTCAAGAGGGAGGAggcggagagggagagagtCGGCTGCCGCTCAACGTCGAGCCGGCCCGGAGTAAAAACCCGAACTCGCGCGAGGGCGGGGGGAGCAGAGGAGAGCTGGAGGGGCTGTGCTGGTGCTGTCCGTTGGTCGAGGTGGGGGACCGAGGGGGTGGGTAGGTCAGGTAAGATCAAAGGGACCGCCGTGAGAAGTGGTCCGGCTGCCCGAGATTCTTGTCTGCCGGGACGCTGGcagcctctctctctcgcggcAAGAATTTGTTTTACTATCGCGGTACACCATCCCCATGGTGCCGCATCGCCGGGTGTGGATCTCACTGCGGCGGACGTTGATTCGCAAATTCGATGGCGGAAGTTGATCGTCCGCTGCACAATCACACGAACGCGTGGATACTGAATCGGGCGTATTGATTGATTCGTTCTGAATTCCGGCGTTATCTTTGGCGAGATTTGATTTCACAAAGCAGCTGCGATACATGTTGTGCAAATAGCACCTTTCTCGAATTATCGAGGTGTTACTCTCTGTCGTGATTTTGACATCTCAGTCCtaaaatgacaaatatttttggcTCAATAGATAGACAAGATTTTTTAGAGCgcttaatgtaaaaattataaacttgttGTGCTGTGGCATACTAATAAATATGCTTCACTAAGCACACCATTATACAGATCATCTTTCTATCATGTGAAGATTGCATTTCATCCCATTTTATTGCAATCCAGTCGTTCCGACGCACGACTCTCTGTTACTACACAGCCATTATAACTTCTCGATATAACTAATCTAACGGAagtggaataaaaaatgtctGAATAGCATCCATCTATCTATAAAAGCTTCTAGAACGCAATTTATAAATCTCAAAGAAATACCTATTATCCGTGGATATGAACGGCAGATAAAAGAACTGGTGGTCCGTCGGTAGATACACCACAGAAGGAGGAAGCAGAAGGAAGATCGCAGGAGGGAAGGGAAGCGTGTGGAAAAAAAGGTGAAAGGGAGGGAAAGAAAGCCGGTAGGTCGGCGATGGAGTGTTGGTACCATTAGCGCGGATGCCTGTTCGTATGCGGTCAGGGTCCTTTTATCCCGCGCGGAGATTCCTGCGGGATTCCTGCGTTCGTTATCATCGCGTGCAGCATTCGCTGAACGCTGAAACGGTGGAAGGCAGAGATGCAGGAAGAAAGAACGCGGTGAGAAAaagggagaggggggggggaagggggagcgagagagggagacggaggaggaggaggatgagGAGAGCCGAACCAGTCCTCCTCGGGGCATGGGCCTCCCACGACATTCACTCGGCGCAGAAGTTATGAAGTCGTCCAGCTGGGGAACCAGTTGGCTATATTTCGCGGGAGTACGTCGTCGGCGGCGCGCATCGTGTAATgggaaaatattgaatagtcCCGCGACATAACGCGGCGCGTCGAGGGAGGGCCGGAGATCGAGGGATAGCTCGTAGATCTCGTCACGGAGATCCGCGATCGAGGCTCGAGCGTTCGGGGTGGAGAACTTTGTTagaatattcttaatttttaatggacGAAAGCAACTCACGCTTCTTTTAAGCTTACTTATTTCGATAAGAAGATAAAGAGAATTtgctaaaaagtaattaagaaataataaatttttgtctttttttctaGAAGCAAGTAGCAAAgatgtagaatataatttctatttttctagtaaattttcgataaattattgtaaatacatgttgaagaaaatgtaataaaaaattttaataattttttaagggGAGAGAAACATTTATAAGGCGCAAAAAGAAATACCAGAAATATGATTTTCgtcatttatttaatcttttcttatatattcatttgcataaattacgagcaataattaatacatctATTATACACAATGTTGGAATCACCATTTTCTTATTCGAAGAACAGTCGCTACCCAACAATGGTAGAAGATACTTTTAAGCTTGCGGGATTCTCTCGTAATCTCGGAACTCGGTGAAGAAAGAAGGCGAAGAGAgatatgaaaaagatataaaaataatttaccatACGCGATGTCGTacgtcacttttttttttcgcgttgCATAAAAGAGTcaacttttatttacaatagatCATAAGAATATATTGGCCATCGATCGGCTCGCGAtgctgcaaaatatatatcactATAATCTATTTATGTACAAGTACGCGATCCGTGTCTGAGAATACCTGTTTCTCGGAAGGAACGGATATCTCTACTAAACAGAGGACAGGACAcctttagaataaataatgcgAGGTCACGATGCTCGCGTTGCAACCAATGAACATCACCTAAAACGAAGACCTTACATATAGTgggataaaataattgaaggcGTCTTCGCACCGATTTATATATTGCGGTTAATAATTTTCCGAAAATAGAGATTGTGTTAACTGTACAACCGCGAAATAATAATCCAACGTGATTGAAGCGTAAACGATCAGAGAGAACGATGTGCAACGAATTCATTTCGAACTGCTACAAACGAGCCAGTTTTGCGGAATGCGCATAATAGCGAGGAATGTGAATAATAATAgccttaaattatttttttctaccacATGCTACTGTCACGGTTGAGATGTCGGGGCTTTTACGGGTGACGATGGACCAGTCGGATCCTTCGTTCGGTAAGCGCGAGACAGCGCGAGCCGGTATCATACTGGTATTCACCGGTTCTTTATTCGCACCGGTATTTATACCAGCGTTCACGCCGCTCCGGATGCATCccacaatattaaattcttaagaCCTACGATCGCGCGAACGCTTCTCACCATCTCAGTCTTTAATACGCGCGCAACGCgacgtaataaatatatgtggcTTCGTTCGTTTCGCGTAATACTGGAGACGGAGGAGGTCCCGCGGGCCTCCGCACGACGACTTCGGACTCCGTCTGGCGAGTCTCCCGCGGAATCAGAGTCTATTATAAGAGTCTTTTGAACGGGAAGGGAGAACAATGTTTATTCGTCGCGTATTCCGTATTCGTTGCATTCGAATTTTTGCGCGAAAACGGAGCGCGAGCTCAAGCTCCGATCGTTCGACTCTGCGTAAAGCTTGTCTGAATGATGATTCCCTCGATATTTCACGACCGAGTTCCCGATTTACAAACACGTGTGTACCGTCTTTTTCGTCCTGCACACCTGGCATTTGACCTCGCAGCACCAGTGGAAAGTGCAGGCGCACCTCTCGATTATCGTCACCTCCTGAGTCTTGTAGCCCCGGCCGCAGCACATCAGGTCGCAGCCGTCGACGCCGATGCTCGTCTCGTTGCACTGCCGCCCGTGGGTGCCCAGGATCCCGAGCTTCGGGTTCTTCTCGCAGAAGGGCGGCGACAGCTCCACGTAGACGAGGTCCTTCGAGCCGGGCGGCTTGTGCTCCGGATTGTACGGCTTTAGCTGGAAGTTGTAGCGATGCCGACGTCCCAAGCCATCGCGATGATGATGCACCGAGTTGCTCGCCGAGTTGCTGGTGATGGCATTGTTATTACGCACGCGATCCGAATTACTGATCAACACTCGGGAGGCCCCGTCGAAGCGATCCTTCAGGTTGTCGCCGACCACGCGGAAGTTCGGCAGTCGCATCCAGCAGGTTTTCACCGTGCACGAACCCGACATGCCGTGGCACTTGCATTCCTGACGCATCTCCGCGTTCACGTGCTGTAACGAAAAGCACGATGTCCGGTAATTTTTCTCCTTCATTTAAATCGATGCGCTTTTTGCTCTTAACGATGGATTTATCGATTTGTtcgataaatttagaaatacgATGACAAGTAAAAACAGCAAGAAATATTAggaattttaaacattaaaattgatgaaatatatttttcacgaatTGAAGATTCTAAAAAGCGAAACATTAttcaagagaaataattttgaactttGTTGTACAAAATGATTCTAAGAATTGAAGAGTGGCGTGCTCACCAGTCTGCCGGCTTCATTGTTATGCAGATTCATCTTCTCGCGGAGATTTCGACCGCGTTCGCCGGTATCGACGAATTCACGGGAGAACTTGAATCCGTATCCGATGTTATCCGAACAACCACCCCATTCCCAATCCCGTACTGCGGATGGTACGCGTGCTTGGTGTGTATAGTCGCAGGAACAGGACTGAATGCTGCCCTCGCTACATGCCCTCGCGATACTGTGAGTCACAGCTGCGCTCGTGATGGCGTAGATGAAAGCGGTCTCCCGGCATCCTGCAAGAAAATCACGGGAAATTTATGACGCGCGCTGTGCTGGGAATTAAATTCCCGGTTGAGCAAATTGAAAAACCGAATGCCTCTCCaagttttgttaaaatcaattatatacatatcatcacttttaacataattatcataatgccgaatatttaagtttttaatttttttttttttttattcagttgcATAATATTTCCTGAGAATTTCCGGCAATACAATTTTCGCcgatcgcaattttttttgttaaattataagaCGTACgttttatgtgaaatattaattttgttcataaaacgcgaatacatatatcaatatttttacattcgtCGAGAATACAGACAAAACTTGCATCGTGTTTAGCCGCGTGGGAGGTGAACAGTGCCGTCAGGCAACGTCTCAATCCTCTGCGGGAGACTACCTGCGCGAGAAGTCCTCGCAGGTGGAAGGTAGGTGGTAGTGAGGGAGAACAGGAGTACCGAGGACTACGGGAGGACGACGGagatagaaagaaagagagacacgACAGAGTGAGGGGACGGTACGTGACCTTAACCCTGAGTAGGCTAACCCGAAGCACCTCGAGCTTATCTGCATAAGACGCAGGTGTTTGCCGGCTCCTTTTGTGCTGATGAAGATATCACGAGCGAGGAGCGAATAAaacgattttataaattgcgaGCTCGCGCCGTCCAAGACAATGTCACGTTGtctcattaataaaaaaatattataccgtcttctacttttttttaagtcaaatttaaaatttttgataattttatataaatattttatttaatacaatacgcataaaaataacatGATAGATAAATTTCTACACATTCTTCGTAAAATAACTGCacaatataatcaaataaaaattaataattgttgcaCACGTAGAGATCGGTAATTTTGCATCTCGTATTTTTTGCTAGTTGAATCCGCGGAATATGCTATCTACGGAAAGTGGGAAACTTTTTTGAGCCGACGCACGTGCGTTCCGGAGATAGAAATCGAAACGAGAATAAGACGTCAAACGATTCAACCCCTGGCCAGGGATGACGCGACGGAGCCGACACGATGGTGGTCCGATGATCACCGTGACGATTTAACCTTGGCTACGAGCTCGCATTCATCACGTGTCTTTTCCGTTGCAGCTTCTCATCTAGCTTCTCTCTTTACGGTAGTAAACCGCTAGGGAGCACATAGAATAGATAGAACGAAATCGTAGAAGAAAGCGAAGAggtagcaaaaaaaaaaaaaaaaaccgacgACAACGACTGCGTTTTCTAATCCTCGTGCACAGAGACACGTTGGCGGAAGCGAGAGGGCAAGAACGACGAAGAAAGGCAAGTTAAGGGGAGGGCCAGAAGGGTTCTCCGTTTGGGAGATTTACGTCGTTACACCCTATTACCGCTGCGTGTAGGTCCTTATTCCGTTTCTTCTCTCACCCTAAATCGGTTCcagatattatttgttatacgTCATGTTCCACCATGACGGAGTGAATTATACCCGTTCGCGATCGCATTGCGTCTCGGACGAGACGTGGCCGGTTCTAAAGACTAACAACGAGAGTGAAAAGACGTCACAGGTGCCAGGGGTCCGTTTAACAACGGAGAGTACTAGGGCGTTGACCGTtaacagaaagaaagagatattATCACATGTGTTTTCAACATATCGCTATTATTCTGCGCTCATATCGTTTTCCGCTCTAACGAAACTTAACCTCAGAAATTCCTTATTATCATTAGAAGACACCAATctcactttttttttgctgttttccacatattttttttttatttttgttgctaATGTTTCGTCCAGCTTTATTTTCTTGATGAAAAAGGAAAGagtttactttaaatttactaaattcTACCTtcgtttctcttttctctccattctgttaaataaacaaatgcggcatatttatataatcgcATACGCGCGCTGAATCATGTTTCCCACATATTTGTAAGGACAAAGTTAATCGCTCGCGGCAAACGCGCTCGATGAACTCATTGCTTCGTCAGGGATTTCGTAATTCGTGGAAACCAACCCGTTCGATTTTTCTCTCGGTCGGGTTTTACGATTTTCAAACAATCGGACTGTCGCTCGCGCAGATAAGCGGAGTCGCGGTCTCGTATCTTCAAGACCAGCGAGAGAATGCCGTTATCGGTACACGCGCGAGATTGCAGGAGAATATAAGACGAGTGAGACGAAGAAGGATGAAGAATGAGGAAGGATCGCGAAGGAGAAAGATCCGAGATGAGGAAAGCATCCAGATggaggggggaaaaaaaaaagcgcgaCTCGATAATCCCGGTACTGCGATTGTTTGCCCTCTGAACGAGTACGCCGTTCTCGCTTGTTCCGCGCACGATAAATAGTTCGACGGCGGCTTTATCAACTCGTTCAAATAGTATGAGCAAGTTGGAGGCGCAGTCAGAGTGTGTCCGCAGGGTAAACACACGTGCACACTTCGACGAAAATTTTTCGGTTGTGCACTGGTTCGGAACCTGTACCCGACAACGCAACGAAGTGCAAGAGAGGGGCGGACAGATTTGAAACATTGCAGACGTAAGGCATGGGAAGTACACgatttttacagaaaacaaagtaaaaatgaaCTGAGTGACGATACAAGTGAAACAATAGAcgtattacaaatattttatccaataataattgtaacatgtcaaatattttcatttattcattGTAATTTGCAGCTTCgcgttaaattaattcgaGAAAGAGTTCGTTAAAGTCGCCTCGCTGCAATGTAGAGCAACTCGATATATAGAGCAAATATCCGCGCTCTCTCTGTGACTCTCGTCGTTCCCGAGATCATCCTAAGCGACATCGTCGCGCATCTTTACGAGGGACATTTGCGTCTCGGCTGAAATTCCACGGAGATAAGATCGTTGGGAATTATTGCTACTGTCGCAGTCCGAGTTTCTGTCGGGAGACGGAACAAGTTATGGTGCAACTGCCTACACGTGGAATCTCTAAAACGACATACTGGCGATGGTGGTCCTTGGCGACGATATCGACGATGTGATGATTAATGTAGATATGTGTCGTGATACAACCATTAGACACAGGATAATGGCCCGTGACTTTGAATGATAAGCTGGACATAAAGCTTCTTACAATGATTCATTACAAACGTGACGAAGAATGGAAAGATGGATTTACTACCTGCGTTGTGACAGAGATTGCTATTACAACTCAAGGCAGTGTAGAGAAAAATGCAGATTTGAAAGACTGTAAAAACTGCTGAAAATGACTTTCGTTTTTAATGGACACACGGAAAATTAAACTGTTTGCCCAAGGATACGAATCGTGAAGATAAACGACGATTTAATAGAAGCAAGTTAAAAGATAAATGATCACtgcgtattatttttagcaaGTCTTTCAGTAATTTCATATCTCTGAATATatctttgaagaaaaattccaCGAATATTACAGAATCTATTAGACATTTAAAATCTTTccttcacatttttatttcattattcacGAATAATATTCCTCGCCGCGCGGTAACGAAGCGGTGTGGACGATCGCGGCAGCAACTTGACGAAGTTTGGAAAGTAAGAAAGGCGAAGAGAAGTCGAGAACAGGCAGAACAGTCCCGAGGAACTCGAAGACCGCGAAATAACACGGAGCGCCATATAGGCCCGCGTGAGCGAGAGCGGGCTTTGCCGGGGCCGCGTGGAAACAAACAAGATGTAAAAATCGCGGGGCCCATTGGGTCGCATCTCACGTTTTCGCAAGAAACCATGGCGTGCCGTCGACACATGTAGCCCATCATAGGCCGCGATTTATGGCGGCGTAACGCCGCGGCAAAAAACGCCCGATGTCGCCATATAAGACGCGTTTCTGCACCGCGCGCACCGGACAGgtattgattgaatttatcCTGTAAACGGCCGATTATGTCGATATTCTGGTGTACGGCAAAAAAATTCGGAATACACTCCGCTTCGCCTCGAATGAGAATTGAGATTAGGAATCCGTGTTAGACTCGGTGAAAAAGATGGAGAATAACCGTGCGACTCGAATCGTATGgatttgttaaagaaatgcATATAATGTAATTAGTCGGTATAAAGAGTGCGAAATTTGTTACGGATTTGTGCCCTTTATCTTCGAAGCTCTTTGTGGCTCCTCTCCTTCTTAAGACGCTGTTTGCCTTCCGTTGAAAGTTGAGTTATAATAGAATCATGAAGGCGAAATGCAAACCGCGCAGAGCTGCAAAGTCATTTCGTGGGATAGGGTGCAGGCCCGTAACTAATCGTGAATTTCTTTTGCTGATTGATTGCCTTATTGATAGACCACAGGTGGAGAAAAATCCTATTATTTGCATGCGCGttgatgaaaattaaaatcatttcttttactcgaatatttatattccgTCGACAATTAAATTcgatgatttatattttttaacgaatacCTTTCCCTTTTCTTTCACCGAGCCTCGAATTAAATTCGTTGATACGCGAACGGGTTCGTTCGGTGCAACTTTTTTCGCGAATTCGAGAATAATTTCGGCTGTGACCATCGGATGTAATCTGAGAAAGGAAGAGACGACAGTGTTGCGCGTCTGATGCAGCGGGGTCTCGCGAGGTTCGCAGTTTACCGAGCAATTAGGCTGTGGGGGCTTGCTTTTGCGAGCCGCGTTGTGTGCCGAGAAGGAGGAAGATGCAGGAGGCACGAGAGAAAGGTGCGAGAGAAAGGAGCGGAGGTGGCCGAGGGAGGAAACGAGACGGAGAACGGAGGAAGGCAAGGGTACCAATGCGGTAGGTGGCTCTTGGCGGCGAAATGATTACAGGCCGCGAACGCACTCACTACCAGCTATAATATCGAGTACAAACGCAGCCAAAAGTATCCGTCGACTCCTCGGACCCGGGGGAGTCCTGGCCGGCCTCATCGGCTGCTCCCGTCCACTCTTTTACATATGCAATGATTACGCACgacatttgaatttaaatgtcGTATGTTCAACTCGTGTTACCTGTCGACAAAAGTTTCGAATCGCATACATATTAATTGACGCGACGCGTTTTTATCGTATCGCTGATTATCTGCCTCGTGCAGACGCATGAATACATTATTAGAAATTCCAAGGCAGATTGATAACTTGTCCTACACTTAATAATACGTCCCCGTGGAAACGCGGCCAAATTAATGCCCAGTAAAGTATTACTTATCCCGCTCTGGACACATATAGTAtctatatttgtaaattagcGGATCGAGATGTAGATATCTTTCGTAAACACCGAAAGTTTTTACAACACCACGAATCTCTACGtgattatgtttttttatctctgatacgataaatatgtatatttgcgATACAACATCACGCCGTGTCCGGCGTGATGTCAATATGAGACTAAACACAACGCAACGGTATACTGCtgtttaaaaatctaaatatcgTCATCCTACTTTCACGACTTATATTTCCGGCACGATACTGCCGACAGTTTGACGTTACGTTAGAGCGAAGTGGTATTACGTGTAATCCGGAAATGACCGTTTAGACCGGTGTTCAACTCGTGAATTCTTTCCAGAACCCCCCTTCCTCTCTCCGATCTCTTCATCCTCGAATGCGACAAGTACGAGAGTGCATTACTGCTCGCTGATAGCGATCTGCGTTTCCCCTGCGCCGGCTCAGCGAAGATCAAATCTCGAGGATCCATACGAGGACAAAGAAGATATGAGAAGCGAGAGCGGCAGCGAGAAGAGCGGAAGAAACTGGTCCGCGCTCACACGAGGCGATGAAGACGAAAGGTGAAAGGTCGTGGGTCCCGTCTCGTGGAAGCGAGACTGCGAGCGATCTGGCAGATTATTGCGGAAAGCGCAGGGAAGGGTGAGTGTCTGTATAAACTTGAATCTATCACGGCGATTTAttaagaaacaattattaaattttgcctCGAGTTTTTCACGcgcaaaaataatcaatcTCAGCGCGTAATTGCGTGTCCAATTGCGCGTAGGAGCGCTTTATTCGTGTCGCAAAGCAGAACGTTTTTGCATGTTAACGTGTGCAAATTCCACCGATTCGCTAAATATTCTGTGACGTCCATTATACTCCGTTAT
This genomic window from Linepithema humile isolate Giens D197 chromosome 5, Lhum_UNIL_v1.0, whole genome shotgun sequence contains:
- the wg gene encoding protein wingless isoform X2 is translated as MSPASLNMDPAVYATLRRKQRRLARENPGVLTAVARGANQAVVECQHQFRNRRWNCSTKNFLRGKNLFGKIVDKGCRETAFIYAITSAAVTHSIARACSEGSIQSCSCDYTHQARVPSAVRDWEWGGCSDNIGYGFKFSREFVDTGERGRNLREKMNLHNNEAGRLHVNAEMRQECKCHGMSGSCTVKTCWMRLPNFRVVGDNLKDRFDGASRVLISNSDRVRNNNAITSNSASNSVHHHRDGLGRRHRYNFQLKPYNPEHKPPGSKDLVYVELSPPFCEKNPKLGILGTHGRQCNETSIGVDGCDLMCCGRGYKTQEVTIIERCACTFHWCCEVKCQVCRTKKTVHTCL
- the wg gene encoding protein wingless isoform X1 translates to MRPWMLLVVLSAIAHASLAEIARPKNRGRGSMWWGIAKAGEPNNFLPMSPASLNMDPAVYATLRRKQRRLARENPGVLTAVARGANQAVVECQHQFRNRRWNCSTKNFLRGKNLFGKIVDKGCRETAFIYAITSAAVTHSIARACSEGSIQSCSCDYTHQARVPSAVRDWEWGGCSDNIGYGFKFSREFVDTGERGRNLREKMNLHNNEAGRLHVNAEMRQECKCHGMSGSCTVKTCWMRLPNFRVVGDNLKDRFDGASRVLISNSDRVRNNNAITSNSASNSVHHHRDGLGRRHRYNFQLKPYNPEHKPPGSKDLVYVELSPPFCEKNPKLGILGTHGRQCNETSIGVDGCDLMCCGRGYKTQEVTIIERCACTFHWCCEVKCQVCRTKKTVHTCL